A region from the candidate division WOR-3 bacterium genome encodes:
- a CDS encoding EFR1 family ferrodoxin (N-terminal region resembles flavodoxins. C-terminal ferrodoxin region binds two 4Fe-4S clusters.), with amino-acid sequence MATIIYYFSGTGNSLAAARGIARRTNGTLIPIASVVGNKAIRPDADIVGIVFPVYHASFGESGIPLIVRRFVGTLEGIESKYLFAICTHGGMPGATIGNLAAAIESRSGALSAGYAVRMSISYSAIQKIGHAFFNKELETDIDADNRKRQVLFARAERKLDIIQSIIDGRKKAKLETLSNIARSILVPFFLLQKQAAVSRFRDLSKSSSGSYDELTMFADRSFRVNDKCNGCGVCAKICPVQNVKMVDKRPTWQHGCENCYACFQWCPKDAIHGRIVEYQNKYHHPDVKISDMIYRK; translated from the coding sequence ATGGCCACGATCATATACTATTTTTCTGGCACGGGCAACTCACTCGCAGCTGCACGGGGCATTGCGAGAAGGACGAATGGCACACTGATACCTATCGCTTCGGTTGTCGGCAACAAAGCCATCAGACCGGATGCGGACATAGTCGGGATAGTATTCCCTGTTTACCATGCAAGTTTTGGTGAGAGCGGCATACCGTTGATCGTCAGGAGATTTGTTGGCACATTGGAAGGTATCGAGTCAAAATATCTGTTTGCGATATGCACTCACGGCGGCATGCCCGGTGCTACGATCGGCAACCTGGCTGCGGCGATCGAATCCAGAAGCGGCGCACTCTCTGCCGGGTATGCAGTAAGAATGAGTATTTCATATTCTGCTATTCAGAAAATCGGGCACGCATTCTTCAATAAGGAACTCGAAACGGACATCGACGCCGACAATAGAAAACGGCAGGTCCTATTTGCTCGTGCCGAAAGAAAATTGGATATTATTCAGAGTATTATAGATGGTCGCAAAAAAGCCAAATTGGAGACACTCAGCAATATTGCCCGTTCTATACTCGTTCCTTTCTTTCTCCTCCAGAAACAAGCAGCCGTCTCACGATTCAGGGATCTCTCAAAATCCTCATCAGGTTCCTATGATGAACTCACTATGTTTGCGGACAGAAGCTTCAGGGTAAACGATAAGTGTAATGGATGCGGTGTATGCGCCAAAATATGCCCTGTCCAGAACGTCAAGATGGTCGATAAAAGACCCACGTGGCAACATGGGTGCGAGAATTGCTACGCCTGCTTTCAATGGTGTCCGAAAGATGCGATTCACGGTAGAATAGTGGAATACCAGAACAAATACCATCATCCTGATGTGAAGATCTCTGATATGATTTACAGAAAGTAG
- a CDS encoding S41 family peptidase → MVHEISLVLCMIGVIFFVSTVSAQEPDDVNVWIASYDTVWQTVNEHHYDSTFGGLDWNEIHDRYYNLVVNVKDDDGFIEIVNKMLAELKLSHYAVFHMKKIAASGSPLVSDGTIGLDIRLLDNKVVVTSVKPGFPAAEAGLKIGYALESIDGISIEQIIAEAESREISIYNERKRLSDIADNVCGRFFGDAGTSISLTFRDEFNALHETTMIRKQRVGKTMIDESLPPFYVDFEARRMDDNIGYISFSAFLPPVDERFSQAIDTMGDMRGLIIDIRGNPGGMHEVGEAIVSKLLQKETLFSVFRYRDRTEEVVVQPAEKTYDGPVVVMIDVMNASASERFSGCIQSVGRAVVIGERSSGSVGPSDIKELPNGASFMYLISQSLTPDGTVLEGHGVIPDIVVGLDKQALLAGRDTQLERAVEYINNETR, encoded by the coding sequence ATGGTACATGAAATTTCTTTGGTACTCTGTATGATAGGCGTCATCTTTTTTGTTTCCACTGTGTCGGCTCAGGAGCCGGACGATGTAAACGTGTGGATAGCGAGTTATGATACGGTATGGCAGACTGTGAATGAGCACCACTATGATTCCACCTTCGGTGGACTCGACTGGAACGAGATCCATGATAGATACTACAACCTTGTTGTGAATGTGAAGGATGACGATGGTTTCATCGAGATAGTGAACAAGATGCTTGCCGAACTGAAACTTTCCCACTACGCCGTTTTCCACATGAAGAAAATAGCCGCTTCAGGTTCGCCGCTGGTCTCCGATGGAACTATCGGCCTCGATATTCGCCTTCTTGATAACAAGGTTGTCGTCACGTCGGTCAAGCCCGGGTTTCCCGCGGCCGAGGCCGGCTTGAAGATCGGGTACGCTTTGGAGAGTATCGACGGTATCTCAATTGAGCAGATCATTGCCGAAGCTGAGTCCAGAGAGATTTCGATTTACAATGAACGCAAGAGGCTGTCCGACATTGCCGATAATGTATGTGGCCGTTTCTTTGGCGATGCCGGAACATCGATATCATTAACCTTTCGAGATGAGTTCAATGCTTTGCATGAAACCACAATGATCAGGAAACAGAGGGTCGGAAAAACGATGATAGACGAGTCCCTGCCACCGTTCTATGTGGACTTTGAGGCCAGGCGAATGGACGACAACATCGGATATATTAGCTTCAGCGCCTTCCTACCACCGGTTGATGAGCGCTTCAGTCAGGCGATCGACACCATGGGCGACATGCGCGGGCTTATCATTGACATCCGTGGAAATCCGGGCGGGATGCATGAGGTGGGGGAAGCCATCGTCTCGAAACTCCTGCAGAAGGAGACTCTGTTCTCGGTTTTCAGATACAGGGATAGAACGGAGGAGGTAGTGGTTCAGCCGGCTGAGAAGACATACGATGGACCCGTGGTGGTAATGATCGATGTAATGAATGCATCGGCCAGCGAGCGCTTTTCCGGATGTATTCAGTCTGTCGGACGCGCGGTTGTTATCGGGGAGAGGAGTTCCGGGTCGGTCGGACCTTCTGACATAAAGGAGTTACCCAACGGGGCTTCGTTTATGTACCTGATTTCACAATCATTGACGCCCGACGGCACGGTGCTCGAAGGGCATGGTGTGATCCCGGATATTGTCGTGGGTTTGGACAAGCAAGCGTTGCTTGCTGGTAGGGACACGCAGCTGGAACGTGCCGTTGAATATATCAATAATGAAACACGCTAA